From a region of the Streptacidiphilus albus JL83 genome:
- a CDS encoding UbiA family prenyltransferase, with translation MLSNPVDGTAKGPAVRPPVSAPVLGLLRAAHPAPAGAVTALVTALAAASGRDAYGCLLVALAVLTGQLSVGWSNDRIDLRRDLAAERCDKPLVTGAVQARAVGTAAGCALLLCVPLSLANGLLAGSAQLIGVAAAWAYNLGVKATLLSWLPYALGFGLLAAFVTLGLPGHPWPPPWLVAAGALLGVGAHFTNVLPDIDADLAAGIRGLPQRLGRQRSRSVAALILLGASVVLVLGPAGPPGPAGWLGLAITGALALATALPLGTDPRSRLPFLATLALAAVDVTLLLLRGSSLA, from the coding sequence GTGCTCAGCAATCCCGTCGATGGGACCGCGAAGGGTCCAGCGGTCCGGCCGCCCGTCTCCGCTCCCGTGCTCGGGCTGCTGCGGGCCGCCCACCCCGCACCGGCCGGCGCCGTCACCGCCCTGGTCACCGCGCTGGCTGCGGCATCGGGTCGCGATGCGTACGGATGCCTGCTGGTGGCCCTGGCTGTGCTCACCGGTCAGCTCTCCGTCGGCTGGAGCAACGACCGTATCGACCTGCGGCGCGATCTGGCCGCGGAGCGCTGCGACAAGCCGCTGGTGACCGGTGCGGTCCAGGCGCGCGCGGTGGGGACCGCCGCCGGCTGCGCCCTGCTGCTGTGCGTTCCGCTGTCCCTGGCCAACGGCCTCCTCGCGGGATCGGCCCAGCTGATCGGGGTCGCCGCCGCCTGGGCCTACAACCTCGGCGTCAAGGCGACGCTCCTGTCGTGGCTGCCCTACGCCCTGGGCTTCGGCCTGCTCGCCGCCTTCGTCACCCTCGGCCTCCCCGGCCACCCCTGGCCCCCACCGTGGCTCGTGGCCGCGGGTGCCCTGCTCGGCGTGGGAGCCCACTTCACCAACGTCCTCCCCGACATCGACGCGGACCTCGCCGCGGGCATCCGCGGCCTGCCCCAGCGCCTGGGCCGGCAGCGCTCCCGCTCAGTGGCCGCCCTGATCCTGTTGGGGGCCTCCGTCGTCCTGGTCCTGGGCCCTGCCGGCCCGCCCGGCCCCGCCGGGTGGCTCGGCCTCGCCATCACCGGAGCTCTGGCCCTGGCCACCGCCCTCCCGCTGGGCACCGACCCCCGCAGCCGTCTCCCCTTCCTGGCCACCCTCGCCCTGGCCGCCGTCGACGTCACCCTGCTCCTGCTGCGCGGCAGCAGCCTGGCGTGA
- a CDS encoding acyclic terpene utilization AtuA family protein, translating into MTDPAVREPLRIGNASGFYGDRFAAMHEMLSGGELDVLTGDYLAELTMLILGRDRLKNADGGYARTFLRQLETTLGTALDRGVKIVTNAGGLNPHGLSLAIGELARRLGLDAEVAHVSGDDLLPRAEELRLGSPVTANAYLGAWGIVECLNSGADVVVTGRVTDASLVVGPAAAHFGWGRADHDALAGAVVAGHVLECGTQATGGNYSFFTEIADLRHPGFPLAEVHADGSSVITKHPGTGGAVSLGTVTAQLLYEIGGPRYAGPDVTARFDTVSLAEAGPDRVRISGVRGEAPPPVLKVGCTSFGGYRNQVEFVLTGLEIEAKAELVQRQLGYPDAEWTLARTDHRDAGSEEEASALLRCVVRGEDPKAVGRAFSGAAIELALAGYPGFHVTAPPGEAAPYGVFEAAFVDAHLVEHIAVTADGRRCAVAPPPGTLALAELGDPQLPEALPPGPCRRAPLGAVAGARSGDKGGSANVGVWVRSDEAWRWLAHALTVDEFRRLLPETAELPVTRHLLPNLRAVNFVVDGLLGAGVAAHVRFDPQAKAVGEWLRSRYVDIPEALL; encoded by the coding sequence ATGACCGATCCCGCAGTCCGGGAGCCGCTTCGCATCGGCAATGCCTCGGGCTTCTACGGCGACCGCTTCGCCGCGATGCACGAGATGCTGTCCGGTGGCGAGTTGGACGTCCTGACCGGCGACTACCTGGCCGAGCTGACCATGCTCATCCTGGGGCGCGACCGGCTCAAGAACGCCGACGGCGGCTACGCCAGGACCTTCCTGCGCCAGTTGGAGACCACCCTGGGCACCGCGCTCGACCGGGGGGTGAAGATCGTCACCAATGCCGGTGGGCTCAACCCGCACGGCCTGTCGCTCGCCATCGGTGAGCTGGCGCGGCGGCTCGGGCTGGACGCCGAGGTGGCCCATGTCTCGGGCGACGACCTGCTCCCGCGCGCCGAGGAGCTGCGGCTGGGGAGCCCGGTGACGGCCAATGCCTACCTCGGCGCCTGGGGCATCGTCGAATGCCTGAACAGCGGCGCCGACGTGGTGGTCACCGGTCGGGTCACCGATGCCTCGCTGGTGGTGGGGCCGGCCGCGGCCCACTTCGGCTGGGGGCGGGCGGACCATGACGCGCTGGCCGGGGCCGTGGTGGCCGGGCACGTGCTCGAATGCGGCACGCAGGCCACCGGCGGCAACTACTCCTTCTTCACCGAGATCGCCGATCTCCGCCATCCGGGCTTTCCGCTGGCGGAGGTGCACGCGGACGGCAGCAGTGTGATCACCAAGCACCCGGGTACCGGTGGCGCGGTCTCGCTGGGCACCGTCACCGCGCAGCTGCTCTACGAGATCGGCGGTCCCCGCTACGCGGGCCCCGACGTCACCGCCCGCTTCGACACCGTCTCGCTGGCCGAGGCGGGGCCCGACCGGGTGCGGATCAGCGGGGTGCGCGGCGAGGCGCCGCCGCCGGTGCTCAAGGTCGGCTGCACCAGCTTCGGCGGCTACCGCAACCAGGTGGAGTTCGTGCTGACCGGCCTGGAGATCGAGGCCAAGGCGGAGCTGGTACAGCGTCAACTCGGCTACCCCGACGCCGAATGGACTCTGGCCAGGACCGACCACCGGGACGCCGGCAGCGAGGAGGAGGCCAGCGCCCTGCTGCGGTGCGTGGTGCGGGGCGAGGACCCCAAGGCCGTCGGCCGCGCCTTCAGCGGCGCGGCGATCGAGCTGGCCCTGGCCGGCTACCCCGGCTTCCATGTCACCGCACCTCCTGGCGAGGCCGCCCCCTACGGCGTGTTCGAGGCCGCCTTCGTGGACGCCCACCTGGTCGAGCACATCGCGGTGACGGCCGACGGCAGGCGCTGCGCCGTCGCGCCGCCGCCCGGGACCCTGGCCCTGGCGGAGCTCGGTGACCCGCAGCTGCCGGAGGCGCTGCCGCCGGGGCCGTGCCGCCGGGCGCCGCTCGGCGCCGTCGCCGGGGCCCGCAGCGGGGACAAGGGCGGCTCGGCCAATGTCGGCGTCTGGGTCCGCAGCGACGAGGCCTGGCGCTGGCTGGCACACGCGCTCACCGTCGACGAGTTCCGTCGGCTGCTGCCCGAGACGGCCGAACTGCCGGTCACCCGGCACCTGCTGCCCAACCTGCGGGCGGTGAACTTCGTGGTGGACGGCCTGCTCGGCGCGGGCGTCGCCGCCCACGTCCGCTTCGACCCGCAGGCGAAGGCGGTCGGCGAGTGGCTGCGCTCGCGGTACGTCGACATTCCGGAGGCCCTGCTGTGA